A genomic segment from bacterium BMS3Abin08 encodes:
- the ddl gene encoding D-alanine--D-alanine ligase: protein MPGELRIQLKGLRIGVIAGGVSAEREVSLKSGEAVYNALLERGYNAIFIDMGDNVCEDLKDKPVDVAFIVLHGGWGEDGSIQGMLEIMGIPYTGSGVLASALAMDKEASKKMFVYHGLTVPPCVVGGLKGRGAEDTLKAVKAELSPPWVVKPVREGSSVGVSIAETEGDLGDALTGASRFGGRVMVETYIKGAEVQIGILGDRVLGGVEVRPKSRFYDYKAKYTPGFTEYVLPPGIDEKLYCMTKESAYSAHSALGCTGATRVDLLIDDRERVYVLEVNTIPGMTETSLLPKIAGLSGYDFTTLIEEILIDGINNRV, encoded by the coding sequence GTGCCGGGTGAATTAAGGATACAACTGAAGGGCCTCAGGATAGGTGTTATAGCCGGAGGCGTTTCCGCTGAAAGGGAGGTCTCCTTAAAAAGCGGTGAGGCCGTTTATAATGCCCTCCTTGAGAGAGGATATAATGCGATCTTTATAGACATGGGAGATAACGTTTGCGAGGATTTAAAAGACAAGCCGGTTGATGTGGCGTTCATTGTTTTACATGGAGGATGGGGTGAGGACGGCTCGATACAGGGTATGCTTGAGATTATGGGCATTCCTTATACCGGTTCGGGGGTGCTTGCATCGGCGCTTGCCATGGACAAGGAGGCCTCAAAGAAGATGTTTGTGTACCATGGTCTCACGGTACCGCCCTGTGTCGTGGGTGGTCTGAAAGGGCGGGGTGCTGAAGATACCCTCAAGGCAGTTAAGGCTGAACTGTCACCACCCTGGGTTGTGAAGCCTGTCCGGGAAGGTTCGAGTGTGGGTGTGAGTATTGCAGAGACAGAGGGGGATCTTGGGGATGCCCTTACAGGGGCGTCCAGGTTCGGCGGCAGGGTGATGGTCGAGACCTATATAAAGGGTGCCGAGGTACAGATAGGTATACTTGGAGACAGGGTTCTGGGCGGGGTCGAGGTAAGGCCGAAAAGCAGATTCTATGACTACAAGGCGAAGTATACCCCGGGTTTTACGGAGTATGTCCTCCCACCGGGGATTGATGAGAAACTCTATTGCATGACAAAGGAGTCTGCTTACAGCGCTCACAGTGCCCTGGGATGCACGGGGGCTACCCGTGTGGACCTGCTTATCGACGACAGGGAACGGGTATATGTGCTTGAGGTGAATACAATACCGGGAATGACGGAAACATCGCTTCTGCCGAAGATTGCCGGACTCTCGGGCTATGACTTTACCACCCTCATTGAAGAGATCCTTATAGATGGGATCAACAACAGGGTATGA